In Cynocephalus volans isolate mCynVol1 chromosome 13, mCynVol1.pri, whole genome shotgun sequence, a genomic segment contains:
- the TIMM21 gene encoding mitochondrial import inner membrane translocase subunit Tim21, protein MNMICTFLRAVWYTEKLHRSSGKRLFLPHFVLKACMKTGPAFGWELREPKKTVRPRCIFGVTQKTIWTHGPSPQKAEDSSKQVSVHRSQSGETAISTSQKVKEAGRDFTNLIVVLVGISITGGLFYTIFKELFSSSSPSKIYGKALEKCRSHPEVIGVFGEPVKGYGEMTRRGRRQHVSFIEYVKDGLKHTRVKFYIKGSEPGKHGTVHVEVKENPQSGECDFRYIFVDVESYPRRTIVIEDNRFQDN, encoded by the exons ATGAACATGATTTGTACTTTTCTACGAGCTGTATGGTATACGGAGAAGCTGCACAGGTCCTCGGGGAAGCGATTGTTTTTGCCACACTTCGTGCTTAAAGCTTGCATGAAGACTGGGCCCGCTTTCGGATGGGAGCTTCGAGAGCCGAAGAAAACGGTGCGACCTAGATGTATCTTTGGGGTCACCCAGAAAACCATCTGGACGCACGGGCCGAGTCCCCAGAAAGCAGAGGACAGCAGTAAGCAAGTGTCTGTGCACAGAAGTCAGAGCGGGGAAACCGCCATCTCAACGTCACAGAAAG TGAAAGAGGCTGGAAGAGATTTTACCAACTTAATAGTGGTGCTTGTGGGAATCAGCATTACAG GTGGCTTGTTTTACACGATTTTCAAAGAACTCTTTTCTTCATCCAGTCCTAGtaagatatatggaaaagccttaGAAAAATGCAGATCACATCCTGAG GTGATCGGTGTCTTTGGTGAGCCTGTTAAAGGCTACGGGGAGATGACCAGGCGCGGTCGGAGGCAGCACGTCAG TTTTATTGAATATGTAAAAGACGGGCTGAAACACACACGTGTAAAATTCTACATCAAGGGCTCCGAGCCAGGGAAGCATGGAACGGTGCACGTGGAGGTGAAAGAG aACCCACAAAGTGGTGAATGTGACTTTCGATATATATTTGTAGATGTTGAATCCTATCCTAGAAGAACTATTGTCATTGAAGATAATCGATTCCAAGATAATTAA